In a single window of the Ruminococcus albus 7 = DSM 20455 genome:
- a CDS encoding relaxase/mobilization nuclease domain-containing protein has protein sequence MCDSLEYIVDGNKTRGHALVQSFMCETEPVRAAEQFRAVRQRFGTGRSTTQAQHIIQSFSPGEVTPEKAMEIAEELCHRLLQEQYQYVIAVHEDHEHIHAHIIVNNTNMITGKTFETEHNQGNKKDRAWAELRRISDELCSENNLSIIQNPEQSKGKSHWEWDMSRQGLSWKAKLKYAIDQVVKVSKDFDDFLLKCAEYGILVDYNPDHKIDLKYMLAEQKENNSRAKFTRAKTLGWYYETEQIKARIAQYNGIMLYTPKTKVRVISPKAEENKFIRDAIDRENMKITSKALNILAKYGVTVDEAKTSGISAFSKRVALVQDLNHISGEIKSLEERAETLRKYREVKPIHQEYMALNGRKKEKYKNEHSESLAEHYMLTQKILEWYPDGTTPSVEKFEKMIADLTAQRVQKNAEYKAVDQKARELSEAAREIEQYLRQERSRDQQKKRKRNDLE, from the coding sequence GTGTGCGACAGCCTTGAATACATCGTGGACGGGAATAAGACCAGAGGTCATGCACTTGTCCAGTCTTTTATGTGCGAGACAGAACCAGTCCGAGCAGCCGAACAATTCCGAGCTGTCCGACAACGGTTTGGAACAGGACGAAGCACCACCCAAGCACAGCACATAATTCAGAGCTTTTCTCCCGGAGAAGTCACTCCTGAAAAAGCTATGGAGATTGCAGAAGAACTATGCCATAGACTGTTGCAAGAGCAGTATCAATATGTCATTGCCGTACACGAAGATCATGAGCATATCCACGCACATATAATCGTAAATAATACGAACATGATCACGGGCAAAACGTTTGAAACTGAGCATAATCAAGGCAATAAGAAAGACCGTGCCTGGGCAGAGCTTCGGCGCATCTCGGACGAGCTATGCAGTGAGAACAATCTGTCCATCATTCAGAACCCCGAACAGAGCAAAGGCAAGAGCCATTGGGAATGGGATATGTCCCGTCAAGGTCTGTCATGGAAAGCCAAGCTGAAATATGCCATAGATCAGGTAGTAAAGGTCAGCAAAGATTTTGATGATTTCCTTCTGAAATGCGCTGAGTACGGCATACTTGTCGATTATAATCCTGACCATAAAATCGACCTGAAATATATGCTTGCAGAGCAGAAAGAGAATAATTCCCGTGCAAAATTCACAAGGGCGAAAACACTGGGCTGGTATTATGAGACTGAGCAGATAAAAGCCCGTATCGCACAGTACAATGGCATAATGCTTTATACTCCGAAAACTAAAGTTAGAGTTATTTCCCCGAAGGCTGAAGAAAACAAGTTTATCCGTGATGCCATTGACCGTGAGAATATGAAGATCACAAGCAAGGCACTGAACATTCTTGCCAAGTACGGCGTAACGGTTGATGAAGCCAAGACTTCCGGCATTTCAGCTTTCAGTAAAAGGGTAGCACTTGTGCAGGATCTTAACCACATTTCAGGTGAGATCAAGTCGCTTGAAGAACGTGCAGAAACGCTCCGCAAATACCGTGAGGTGAAACCGATACATCAGGAATATATGGCGCTCAACGGACGTAAAAAAGAAAAGTATAAAAATGAACATAGTGAATCACTTGCCGAGCATTATATGCTTACACAAAAAATACTGGAATGGTATCCCGATGGGACTACTCCTTCTGTGGAGAAATTCGAGAAGATGATCGCTGATCTGACTGCACAACGGGTACAGAAGAATGCAGAATACAAAGCCGTCGATCAGAAGGCAAGAGAGTTATCCGAGGCGGCAAGAGAGATCGAACAGTATCTCCGTCAG
- a CDS encoding CHAT domain-containing protein gives MALIDTYRTNVAKKREQFSKLFSEKAKENEKIAAARTKIERASDAIRKTNSSATIKSKTNDITRAEKDITTSEKKIAVLEKQIAKLEKEIADEQKKVEREEKKIHDQRIKEEAEMQKKTQHQILELNKTIQRHADIHSNLQNQIDELQKLPKTITVLFLASNPVDTPSLRLDAECRAIQEMIRKSEYRDTIKFESRWAVRTSDLLQAINEVNPDIIHFSGHGDDDGTLAFENPDGECKLVTKEAMAQTIMTLSDKVRLIFFNACFSAIQAENIVKYVDIAIGMNTSIGDEAALVFASQFYSSIGFGKSIEVSFNQAKAALMLEGIPEETTPELFVRDGLQANSIILVQPE, from the coding sequence ATGGCTCTTATTGATACTTATAGAACAAATGTTGCAAAGAAAAGAGAGCAGTTTTCCAAACTGTTTTCAGAGAAAGCTAAGGAAAATGAAAAAATAGCTGCAGCAAGAACTAAAATTGAACGTGCCAGCGATGCTATAAGAAAAACAAATAGTTCAGCTACCATTAAATCTAAAACCAATGATATAACCAGGGCTGAAAAAGACATCACAACGTCTGAGAAGAAAATTGCCGTTCTTGAAAAACAGATTGCAAAGCTTGAGAAGGAAATAGCTGATGAACAAAAGAAAGTTGAACGTGAAGAAAAGAAGATTCATGATCAACGGATTAAAGAGGAAGCCGAAATGCAGAAAAAAACACAACACCAGATTTTAGAGTTAAATAAAACAATTCAGCGTCATGCTGACATACATTCTAATTTGCAGAATCAAATAGATGAATTACAGAAATTACCTAAAACAATTACTGTATTATTTTTAGCATCAAATCCCGTAGATACTCCTTCGCTACGGTTAGATGCTGAATGTCGAGCAATACAAGAAATGATTAGGAAGTCTGAATATAGGGACACAATAAAATTTGAATCAAGGTGGGCTGTACGAACTTCTGATCTTCTACAGGCTATAAATGAAGTTAATCCTGATATTATTCATTTTAGTGGTCATGGAGATGACGATGGTACGTTAGCATTTGAGAATCCTGACGGAGAATGTAAATTAGTTACAAAAGAAGCTATGGCACAAACTATTATGACACTTTCCGATAAGGTGCGTCTGATTTTCTTTAATGCTTGCTTTTCAGCTATTCAAGCGGAGAATATCGTAAAGTATGTAGATATAGCCATTGGAATGAACACTTCTATAGGCGATGAAGCGGCACTCGTATTTGCCTCTCAGTTTTATTCTTCTATAGGATTTGGTAAGAGTATAGAAGTATCTTTTAATCAAGCCAAAGCTGCTTTAATGTTAGAGGGTATTCCTGAAGAAACAACACCCGAATTGTTTGTTCGAGATGGATTGCAAGCTAACAGTATTATTTTAGTTCAACCAGAATAA
- a CDS encoding transposon-encoded TnpW family protein produces the protein MNNKDNIAVENTAIETVSEYKIGHTLYTVTTVFNPASKASLSDILKRLIIRECEDFLGESGQEPEKQAV, from the coding sequence ATGAATAATAAAGATAATATTGCCGTAGAAAATACGGCAATTGAAACTGTGTCCGAGTACAAGATCGGGCATACCCTTTACACGGTGACTACCGTGTTCAACCCTGCTTCAAAGGCAAGCCTTTCGGATATTCTGAAACGGCTCATAATCCGTGAGTGTGAGGATTTCCTCGGTGAATCCGGACAAGAACCCGAGAAGCAGGCTGTGTAA
- a CDS encoding recombinase family protein, with translation MTDKITALYCRLSQDDMLQGESNSITNQKAILKKYAEDNGFRNPMFYVDDGVSGTTFERDGFKAMMVDVEAGKVSTVITKDLSRLGRDYLKTGEYIEIIFPDYDVRYIAINDGVDTFKSENELMAFKNIFNDWYARDTSKKIRAVFKAKGQSGKPLSVPIYGYKKSETDKNLWLIDDEPAAVVRRIYKLCIDGYGPTQIAKILTAEGIPTPTAYAISQGRNPVNKNANLKRWDGRTVSGILVKAEYCGHTVNFRTRKKSYKIKKTIRNPQEEWLIFENTHEPIVTQEQFDLVQELRKHKRRPTKHEEVNPFSGMVYCADCGKKMYLCRATSLTADQEHLKCSTYSSDKDACSAHFIRTVVLNEIVLNELNKLLVRVKEHEDEFVQAAMDNSVQKQSSELTKAKKALKQAEKRIIELDRLFTRLYEDNVSGKISDERFAVMSEGYENEQKQLKASVTELTAYIETAEQKSADVTTFISVVQKYEHITELTPEIMHELIEKIVVHAPDKSSGHRTQEIEIHYRFDVAVTTAVADSMKYDKKRKVA, from the coding sequence ATGACAGACAAGATCACAGCATTATATTGTCGTCTTTCACAGGACGATATGTTACAGGGTGAGAGCAACAGCATCACCAATCAGAAGGCTATCCTCAAGAAGTACGCAGAGGATAATGGTTTCAGAAACCCCATGTTTTATGTGGACGATGGTGTGAGTGGTACAACGTTTGAACGTGACGGCTTCAAGGCTATGATGGTAGATGTAGAAGCCGGAAAGGTCAGCACGGTTATTACAAAAGACCTTTCAAGACTTGGACGTGATTACCTGAAAACCGGAGAATACATCGAGATTATTTTCCCTGATTACGATGTTCGCTATATTGCGATAAATGATGGTGTGGACACCTTCAAATCTGAAAATGAACTGATGGCTTTCAAAAATATTTTTAACGACTGGTACGCTCGTGATACGAGTAAGAAGATCAGAGCCGTTTTCAAGGCTAAGGGACAGTCGGGAAAGCCACTTTCTGTGCCGATTTACGGTTATAAAAAGTCGGAAACAGATAAAAACTTATGGTTGATCGATGATGAGCCTGCAGCAGTAGTGCGAAGGATATACAAACTTTGCATTGACGGGTACGGACCGACTCAGATAGCAAAAATCCTCACTGCTGAGGGAATACCAACACCAACAGCATACGCCATATCACAGGGCAGGAATCCCGTAAACAAAAACGCCAATCTTAAACGCTGGGACGGTAGAACAGTATCGGGAATCCTCGTCAAGGCGGAGTATTGCGGGCACACCGTCAACTTCAGGACACGCAAGAAGTCATACAAGATCAAAAAGACTATTCGTAATCCGCAGGAAGAATGGCTTATATTCGAGAACACACATGAGCCTATCGTGACGCAAGAGCAGTTCGACTTGGTGCAGGAACTCCGCAAACATAAGCGTCGTCCGACTAAGCATGAGGAAGTCAATCCATTTTCGGGTATGGTCTACTGTGCGGACTGCGGAAAGAAGATGTATCTGTGTCGTGCGACAAGTCTGACCGCCGACCAGGAGCATTTGAAGTGTTCCACATATTCCTCGGACAAGGACGCTTGTTCCGCACACTTCATCAGAACTGTTGTACTGAATGAGATTGTGTTGAACGAGCTAAACAAACTGCTTGTCAGGGTTAAAGAGCATGAGGACGAGTTTGTGCAGGCGGCTATGGACAATTCCGTTCAGAAGCAGTCCTCTGAGCTTACAAAAGCAAAGAAAGCCCTGAAACAGGCTGAAAAGCGTATCATTGAGCTTGACAGGCTGTTTACAAGGCTTTATGAGGACAATGTATCAGGGAAAATTTCCGATGAGCGATTTGCTGTCATGTCCGAAGGATATGAGAACGAACAGAAGCAACTAAAGGCAAGCGTTACTGAGCTTACTGCCTATATCGAAACCGCCGAACAGAAGTCCGCCGATGTGACCACTTTCATCAGCGTGGTGCAGAAGTATGAGCATATCACAGAGCTTACGCCTGAGATCATGCACGAACTGATTGAGAAGATCGTGGTTCATGCTCCAGACAAGAGCAGCGGGCATCGCACGCAGGAAATCGAAATACATTACCGCTTTGATGTTGCCGTAACGACTGCCGTTGCTGACAGTATGAAGTACGACAAAAAGAGAAAGGTTGCGTAA
- the speD gene encoding adenosylmethionine decarboxylase: MENNKITLYGFNNLTKTLSFNIYDVCYAKGQKEQKDYIEYIDEQYNSERLTKILCDVTEMIGARVLNISKQDYEPQGASVNVLIAEKELDKDSIDPSCNLGILPDTPEMIHAHLDKSHVTVHTFPEYHPDNSISTFRVDIDVSTCGTISPLNALNYLIASFDSDIITIDYRVRGFTRDVLGKKFFIDHDITSIQDYIDKSTLTKYDAIDVNVYQSNIFHTKLLIKEIDLQNYLFKKDVYELTPKQRLDITDSLRREMIEIYSGMNIY; the protein is encoded by the coding sequence TTGGAGAATAATAAGATCACCCTTTACGGCTTCAATAATCTTACCAAGACCCTCAGTTTTAATATCTACGATGTTTGCTACGCTAAAGGTCAGAAAGAACAAAAGGATTATATCGAGTATATCGACGAGCAGTATAACTCCGAACGTCTTACCAAAATACTCTGCGACGTTACCGAGATGATCGGTGCCCGCGTGCTTAATATTTCCAAACAGGATTATGAACCCCAGGGCGCTTCCGTGAATGTCCTCATAGCCGAAAAGGAGCTGGATAAGGATTCTATCGACCCCTCCTGCAATCTGGGCATTCTACCCGATACTCCCGAGATGATACACGCTCATCTGGATAAGAGTCATGTGACCGTGCACACCTTCCCCGAGTATCACCCCGATAACTCTATCTCCACTTTCCGCGTGGATATAGACGTATCTACCTGCGGTACTATATCTCCCCTTAATGCCCTGAATTATCTGATAGCCAGCTTCGATTCCGATATCATCACCATCGACTACCGCGTTCGCGGATTCACCCGTGATGTGCTGGGCAAGAAGTTCTTCATCGACCACGATATCACTTCCATTCAGGATTATATCGATAAATCTACCCTTACCAAGTATGATGCCATCGATGTCAATGTATATCAGTCAAATATTTTTCACACCAAGCTGCTGATAAAGGAGATCGACCTCCAGAACTACCTGTTCAAAAAGGACGTATACGAGCTTACCCCGAAACAGCGTCTTGATATCACCGACAGCCTCCGCCGCGAGATGATAGAGATATACAGCGGAATGAACATTTATTAA
- a CDS encoding aminotransferase class I/II-fold pyridoxal phosphate-dependent enzyme, which translates to MSLDQTKAPLYEALKKHMKNRIVRLDVPGHKGGRMNKELKAFLGDQCMACDVNSMKNLDNLCHPVSVIKESEQLAADAFGADHAFFMVGGTTSAVQTMVFTACKAGEKIIMPRNVHRSAINALVVCGAVPVYVDPGTNKRLGIPLGMSVSAVEKAIRENPDAKAVLVNNPTYYGICSDIRAIVKLAHEHGMLVLADEAHGTHLYFGEGLPCSAMAAGADMAAVSIHKTGGSLTQSSLLLCKNTVSEGYVRQIINLTQTTSGSYLLMVSLDIARKNLAMNGKELFAKAVAYSDYAREEINKIGGYYAYGKELENGDDFYAFDSTKLSVHTRDIGLAGVEVYDILRDDYDIQIEFGDIGNILAIVSAGDRELEIERFISSLSEIKRLYSKDPTGLFDHEYIDPQVEMTPQKAFYSDKRAMWINESEGQICGEFVMCYPPGIPILAPGERITKEIISYINYCKEKGCLLTGTEDLEINYINVVE; encoded by the coding sequence TTGAGCTTAGACCAGACAAAAGCGCCGCTTTACGAGGCACTGAAAAAACACATGAAAAACCGTATCGTCCGGCTTGACGTGCCGGGGCACAAGGGCGGACGTATGAATAAAGAACTTAAAGCCTTTCTGGGAGACCAGTGTATGGCTTGCGATGTCAATTCCATGAAAAATCTGGATAACCTCTGCCACCCCGTTTCGGTCATAAAGGAATCCGAACAGCTGGCGGCGGACGCTTTCGGGGCTGACCACGCTTTCTTTATGGTGGGTGGAACTACCTCCGCAGTGCAGACCATGGTATTCACTGCCTGCAAGGCGGGGGAAAAGATAATCATGCCGAGAAACGTCCACAGGAGCGCCATAAACGCCCTTGTTGTATGCGGTGCTGTGCCTGTCTACGTTGATCCCGGCACCAACAAGCGTCTGGGCATACCCCTCGGTATGTCGGTAAGCGCAGTTGAAAAGGCTATACGCGAGAACCCCGACGCCAAGGCGGTGCTGGTGAACAATCCCACCTACTACGGCATATGCTCCGATATCCGCGCGATAGTCAAGCTTGCCCACGAACACGGTATGCTGGTACTTGCGGACGAAGCCCACGGCACCCACCTCTATTTCGGTGAGGGTCTGCCATGTTCTGCAATGGCGGCAGGGGCTGATATGGCGGCGGTCAGTATACACAAAACAGGCGGCAGCCTTACCCAGTCTTCACTTCTGCTGTGCAAAAACACGGTATCCGAGGGCTATGTCCGCCAGATAATCAACCTGACCCAGACAACCAGCGGTTCATATCTGCTGATGGTCAGCCTTGATATCGCAAGAAAGAACCTCGCCATGAACGGCAAGGAACTTTTCGCAAAGGCAGTGGCTTATTCGGACTACGCCCGCGAGGAGATAAACAAGATAGGCGGCTACTATGCCTACGGCAAGGAACTTGAAAACGGCGATGATTTCTACGCCTTCGATTCCACCAAGCTGAGCGTTCACACCCGTGATATCGGGCTTGCGGGAGTTGAGGTATATGATATCCTCCGTGATGACTACGATATCCAGATAGAATTCGGCGATATCGGCAATATCCTCGCCATAGTATCCGCGGGAGACAGAGAGCTTGAAATAGAGCGTTTCATATCCTCACTCAGCGAGATAAAGCGCCTTTATTCAAAAGACCCCACAGGTCTTTTTGACCACGAGTATATCGACCCGCAGGTGGAAATGACCCCGCAGAAAGCCTTTTACAGCGACAAGCGTGCAATGTGGATAAATGAGAGCGAAGGTCAGATATGCGGAGAATTCGTAATGTGCTATCCCCCCGGAATACCCATACTTGCCCCCGGCGAGCGCATAACAAAAGAGATAATCAGTTACATAAACTACTGCAAGGAAAAGGGATGCCTGCTGACAGGTACCGAAGACCTTGAGATAAACTATATAAATGTGGTAGAATAA
- a CDS encoding GNAT family N-acetyltransferase translates to MAEFIIREVRPEDADDIAEISREDLGYPCDAEMVRANISGLDSSRESVFVAETDSSAVGYIHVEEYKTLYFEKMVNYLGVAVSGKYRRLGIGSALIKAAENWAVERGIHLVRLNSGSTRTGAHEFYKRQGYISDKMQVHFTKRL, encoded by the coding sequence ATGGCTGAATTTATCATACGTGAAGTACGCCCCGAAGATGCCGATGATATCGCAGAGATAAGCCGCGAAGACCTGGGATATCCCTGTGATGCGGAGATGGTAAGAGCGAATATATCGGGGCTTGACAGTTCCCGTGAATCTGTTTTCGTTGCCGAGACGGACAGCAGTGCCGTGGGATATATCCATGTGGAAGAGTACAAAACTTTGTACTTTGAAAAGATGGTGAACTATCTCGGGGTGGCTGTAAGCGGCAAATACAGACGTCTGGGAATAGGTTCGGCGCTGATAAAAGCGGCGGAAAATTGGGCTGTGGAGCGCGGTATACATCTTGTCCGCCTGAATTCGGGCAGTACCCGCACAGGAGCTCACGAGTTCTACAAGCGGCAGGGCTACATCAGCGACAAGATGCAGGTACACTTCACCAAGAGATTATGA
- the speE gene encoding polyamine aminopropyltransferase: MDLWFTEKHTDDVNFTIKVKKQLYSGKSYYQEIDVFDTYEFGRVLVLDGFIMLTEKDEYIYHEMVTAVPMAVNPDIKNVLVIGAGDGGTVRELTRYESIENIDMVEIDEQVVEVCKEYLPQTACKFDDPRVHLFFEDGLKYVRRKSSEYDLIIVDSTDPFGPGEGLFTKEFYGNCFKALTDSGILINQHESTYYDSYVDMVTRTHKRIGASFPVSMVYQAHIPTYPSGHWLFGFASKNLHPVYDLKADRWKEFGIKTRYYNTDLHKGCFALPNDVLEILENS; the protein is encoded by the coding sequence ATGGATCTTTGGTTTACTGAAAAGCATACGGACGATGTTAATTTTACAATAAAAGTAAAGAAACAGCTTTACTCGGGCAAAAGCTATTATCAGGAGATAGATGTATTCGACACCTACGAATTCGGGCGGGTGCTGGTGCTGGACGGCTTCATCATGCTGACCGAAAAGGACGAGTATATCTACCATGAGATGGTAACAGCCGTGCCTATGGCTGTCAATCCCGATATCAAGAATGTGCTGGTCATCGGTGCGGGTGACGGCGGAACTGTCCGCGAGCTGACCCGCTATGAATCCATCGAAAATATCGATATGGTGGAGATAGATGAACAGGTGGTGGAAGTCTGCAAGGAGTATCTCCCACAGACAGCCTGCAAGTTCGATGACCCGAGAGTACACCTGTTTTTTGAGGACGGTCTTAAATACGTCCGCAGAAAAAGCAGTGAATACGACCTTATCATCGTGGATTCCACCGACCCATTCGGTCCGGGAGAGGGACTTTTCACCAAGGAATTCTACGGCAACTGCTTCAAGGCACTGACGGACAGCGGCATACTGATAAATCAGCATGAAAGCACCTACTACGACAGCTACGTGGATATGGTGACAAGGACGCACAAGCGCATCGGCGCAAGCTTCCCCGTATCCATGGTGTATCAGGCGCATATACCCACCTATCCCTCGGGACACTGGCTTTTCGGCTTTGCCTCGAAGAACCTGCACCCCGTATACGACCTTAAAGCCGACCGCTGGAAAGAGTTCGGCATAAAGACAAGGTACTACAACACCGACCTCCACAAGGGCTGTTTCGCACTGCCCAATGATGTGCTGGAGATACTGGAGAATTCGTAA
- a CDS encoding DUF3592 domain-containing protein, which produces MKIVIRIVIACYIVILTVFQGLYIYYGGKPTLFWLSVLLEILSVLSLLGSGAGISHFLSVREIVKNGISTKAVIKDHHVEWSKMKNYYPIIQFLDTSKISHKYQSKVGMTILLRKYRKGSKVKISYLENEPWEFVIVPAYYYQSIIEMIMFTFLGLPAVIGSFILVKC; this is translated from the coding sequence GTGAAAATCGTTATCCGTATCGTGATCGCTTGCTATATTGTTATCCTAACGGTCTTTCAAGGACTATATATTTATTACGGCGGAAAACCTACGCTTTTCTGGCTGTCGGTGTTATTGGAAATACTCTCTGTTCTATCATTGCTTGGATCTGGAGCGGGGATCAGTCATTTTCTTTCAGTAAGAGAAATTGTTAAAAATGGGATAAGCACCAAAGCAGTAATAAAAGATCATCACGTTGAATGGAGTAAAATGAAAAATTATTATCCGATCATTCAGTTTCTTGATACCTCAAAGATCTCACATAAATATCAAAGCAAGGTCGGAATGACTATACTGCTCAGAAAATACAGAAAAGGCTCCAAAGTTAAAATATCATATCTCGAAAACGAACCGTGGGAATTCGTTATTGTTCCTGCATACTATTATCAATCGATAATAGAGATGATAATGTTTACGTTTTTGGGGCTCCCGGCTGTGATCGGCTCTTTCATTTTAGTGAAGTGCTAG
- the speB gene encoding agmatinase: protein MLEKNVQTFIACDCEYDEAKIVMFGAPFDSTTSFRPGTRFASQAMRSESFGIETFSVYQMKDMLDIKVFDSGDLELPFGSPERALDDIKKRTATILGDGKIPCMIGGEHLVTLGAVRACAEKYPDLHVIQFDAHADLREDYLGVKLSHACVMRRCQEILGDGKIFQFGIRSADKSEVEFVMQEHTSLNLFDFRTLREVAGYLGNAPVYFTLDMDVLDPSEFPGTGTPEAGGVHFDELLDAIEVLSELNIVGFDMNELSPAYDPSGRSTALACKTMREMLLRFHR, encoded by the coding sequence ATGTTAGAGAAAAATGTACAGACTTTCATCGCCTGCGACTGCGAGTACGATGAAGCAAAGATAGTAATGTTCGGCGCACCCTTTGACAGCACCACTTCATTCCGCCCGGGAACGAGGTTTGCAAGCCAGGCGATGAGGAGCGAGAGTTTTGGCATCGAGACTTTCTCGGTATATCAGATGAAGGATATGCTGGATATAAAGGTATTCGACAGCGGCGACCTTGAACTGCCTTTCGGTTCTCCCGAAAGAGCGCTGGACGATATCAAGAAAAGGACTGCCACTATCCTTGGTGACGGCAAGATACCCTGCATGATAGGCGGCGAACATCTTGTTACCCTTGGGGCAGTAAGAGCCTGTGCCGAGAAATATCCCGACCTGCACGTTATACAGTTCGATGCCCATGCCGACCTCCGCGAGGATTATCTGGGCGTTAAGCTTTCTCACGCCTGCGTTATGCGCCGCTGTCAGGAGATACTGGGCGACGGAAAAATATTTCAGTTCGGTATACGCAGTGCCGATAAGAGCGAAGTTGAATTCGTTATGCAGGAGCATACCTCCCTCAACCTTTTCGACTTCCGCACTCTCCGCGAAGTAGCGGGCTATCTCGGCAACGCACCTGTATATTTCACCCTTGATATGGACGTTCTCGACCCCTCGGAATTCCCCGGCACAGGCACTCCCGAAGCCGGCGGCGTGCATTTCGATGAACTGCTTGACGCTATCGAAGTCCTTTCCGAGCTGAATATTGTGGGCTTTGATATGAACGAGCTTTCCCCTGCCTATGACCCAAGCGGCAGAAGCACAGCCCTCGCCTGCAAGACTATGAGGGAGATGCTGTTGAGATTTCACAGGTAA
- a CDS encoding DUF6756 family protein, with translation MEFEKKPETSFLVRDEAEKVSRDKGIPPERLSEFAKSGWKDIITKFCYTFLDMKKQRGSSLAYSWLNFREGLAHSEPVRCGADEFAYFAQVRELILAEDRDKKLFLILSQGWVYEGYAAEIFSLLPELFYLEDA, from the coding sequence ATGGAATTTGAAAAAAAGCCCGAAACAAGCTTCCTTGTCAGGGACGAGGCAGAGAAAGTAAGCAGGGATAAGGGCATACCACCCGAGAGGTTATCAGAGTTCGCAAAATCGGGCTGGAAGGACATCATCACAAAATTCTGCTATACATTCCTGGATATGAAAAAACAGCGCGGAAGCAGCCTTGCTTACAGCTGGCTGAATTTCAGGGAAGGACTTGCCCACAGTGAGCCCGTGAGATGTGGGGCTGACGAATTCGCCTATTTTGCGCAGGTACGTGAGCTTATCCTCGCAGAGGACAGGGACAAAAAGCTGTTCCTGATACTTTCACAGGGCTGGGTCTATGAGGGCTATGCCGCGGAGATATTCTCGCTTCTGCCCGAGCTTTTCTATCTTGAAGATGCTTAA
- a CDS encoding methyltransferase family protein, which produces MVISSLLMFLAGFITAGLSFRFGWLRLPMWVSVTAAVVFLIGYAMYAEVLRENEYLSRTVEVQEKQKVIDTGLYGVIRHPMYTATILMFCFAPLVLGSVISFVIFLAYPVIIVTRIGNKEKVLENGLKGYIDYKKKVKYRLMPFVW; this is translated from the coding sequence GTGGTCATATCAAGTCTGCTGATGTTCCTTGCGGGCTTCATCACGGCGGGGCTGAGTTTCCGCTTCGGGTGGCTGAGACTTCCAATGTGGGTCAGCGTTACTGCGGCGGTGGTATTCCTCATCGGCTACGCCATGTACGCCGAGGTACTCCGCGAGAATGAATACCTCTCCCGCACGGTGGAGGTACAGGAGAAACAGAAAGTCATCGACACGGGGCTTTACGGCGTTATACGCCACCCCATGTACACCGCCACCATTCTTATGTTCTGCTTTGCACCGCTTGTACTTGGTTCGGTGATATCCTTTGTGATATTCCTTGCCTACCCTGTTATAATAGTAACAAGGATAGGCAACAAGGAAAAAGTCCTGGAAAACGGACTCAAAGGCTATATCGACTATAAGAAGAAAGTAAAGTACAGGCTGATGCCTTTTGTGTGGTAG